From Vigna angularis cultivar LongXiaoDou No.4 chromosome 11, ASM1680809v1, whole genome shotgun sequence:
AAGTTCTAAATCAAATGTTCTACAGATGTTAGCTTAAAAATTTGTCTAAATATCATTTGTCTATACATCAAATGTACTACAAAGCAATAAAATGGTTCAGTTTGGAAAGTTAGATTCTAATTATTAAAACAGTTTTCTCCACTCTTAAACTATACCTTAACAGAAGATGTGCTGGCAAGTGACATGAATTGAAAGATGAAGTTCAAGCATGAAAGTATAACTGCTCAGAGAATCAAGGAGGTTTTAAATTcctcattatttttctttaaccttatagataagaaattttaaccatgaaattgaaatacataatatttaaattatttagaatTGAATTATCTTCTCTTCTTAAATAGTTTGTTTAGATGGAATAATTGAAATaccttaaattttaattttctctttggataaagcaaattaatttttcttttaagacaaaattctactttaaaaatatttgattctaCCTTTGGATCGGGTTGAATTGGTTCGACTTTCGACCCAAGTCGTTTAGACCCTCAACTATGGTCGACTTCGCACATCCTTATTTTTTAGTTGAATTGTCTCCACCTTTGACATTAAAAGTTCATCACAAAAATGACTTTTGACATCAAAGGAAACTCTTGACATCTTAACCAAAGATGTCAAATTGACTCGAAGTTGAAAACATACGTTCAAGAAGGTCAATCATGTGAAAGTAAGATGTCCTTTAACAATGGATCACAAAACACCAACGTCTAATTGATGccatttcaaattaaaatcgAGCATCATTTGATGTCTGTTAGTGAACTAGCAGACATCAAATCTGcctttttttaagttttgtttatatttatagtttacccaaatctgaaaaataaaaaatattccatCACAACTCAAAAATTTATCAACATATATGACATACCAAAATTAAAGCTATTGACACCAAATGAAACTATTAACACTAAAGctatcaaaattaaaactattaagATAAAACTAAAACTTTCATAATCAAAATTTTGTCCTCAACAGTTTTCAACCAAAGTCCTAATGCTATTATGGGTCCTAACTTCATCGTTCAAGTAAACACACTGCATACTCctatcttattttcttcataGTGTCATCCGTTATAGGTGATGAATTCTTGAACTACTGAAAAAATAACACAACTTCATTGTGTATcgatattaatatttatagttggatgtgatttttaatatttgaaaggTTGTCTAGAACCTGATATCATcacaaacaacatcatatgttttctcttcatgcacaacgaaagaaataaattgtaaatcatcaataaaattggccatgaactatgtttgTTACTTAAGTTCCCATAGGGATCCATATCATTTATAACAAGTctaagtcttaagtttcttggctCTGCACAAAATTCtagaaatattttatcaatcttCTTGCATTATGGAAAATTAGTTGGGTGTTAAAGAATATTATCACACTTTCTTCCATCAACATGCCACTTCAggtttttcacatttttttaatggaaaacAATGGTTTccacctaggtattataggtaAGTATCTCACCACCTTAGTAGGTGGACCATCTTTGTCTTCATCACTACTATTTTCATCAATTCTTTTTAAACCACGATAAATCACATGGTGGACACACCTTCAGTGAAGCAAACTCGCCTCAATAAAATACACAATCATTGGGGCAtacatgtatcttttgatatttcaaACTTATTGAACAttgaattttcttcttctcgTAAATATGGATAggtaatatgttttttttctggaagcatctccttcaataACTCTAATAAttttgtgaaacttttatcagtccatccattccttgcttttaaacaaaacaatttcaaagttgCCAATAGTTATGTAAAGTTAGTGCATCTTGGGTACAACTCTTCATCTGAATTAGACTtaagaaaatcatataaatGAGTTCTTCCACAATTCTTTTTACCAACATCATGATCCATGTCTTCTAAATGATCATTTATCTATTAATCTACATAATATGTTCCTCGTGACGTAGAAGGCTTGTGTAATACTTCTTCATGCCAAGTCTAAGTTGTAGAATTCCTCACTATAGCAAATATGAATAGATAAGCACGCATTGTGTCCAAGTCCAGatgtatttgattaagacaacgaacacaagaacaaaaatatatctccttcacAAAAATTGTGTTCTTGAGCATATTCCAAGAACTCCCTTTTCATACTCTTCGTTGATgtgacgttcattcatccatcTTCAATTCGTACTATGTTCGTAACAAACTCCAtcaatctcaaatttttaactCTTACAAGATGAGGTTGTACCCAttcagaaaaaatatttttcataatttgctaacaAGAAGTCAAACATCTAAATTTGACAAAATTTTGCATTGGTCTCTGAAGTACACGAAAAGAAAGTGATCACGCATGACCACGATCAAGTATGCATCCAGAGAACAAAACAACATGATCTCAATCGAAAGTTAATCAAATATATGCATAAACCTTAACGCATGTGTTATAGcgaattatgaaaaataattttttcaaattgtcTGATCGGACAATTGACATTTAACACAAAtgattaaattcaatatttagtGTGGAGACCAAGTATCCTGATAGAATGTGAGACCAAACCTGTTAGTGGTGCCTCTCCATAGCTCGAAAGAGAATGTGGGGAGGTTGGTTGATCATGAGATAAAGGTGAAAAAGGAAGGGGAGAGCTTAGTGATGGATGAGGTAAGCTTGGTTAACTTTTTGAGTAATGAATTGGACGAGTTCATGCTTTTGtgtgatgatgaggatgatgaccATGAAGTCGGAAATGATGATGACAATGATGAAAAGGATGCTCCAATGAAGGATAACTAAGAAATTAAGGAGTAGGCTCATGAAGAAGTGATTTCAGACAAAACATTTAAGACGAAGCCAGAGACTAGTGATGTAATTCTTTCCCGTCACAGGAAAGAGATATCGCAGTTGGagaaaaaagaatttgaaatgaaaaaggCTGCAACTAGAGGTAGCAAGGCTAAGCAGAAAGCTAAGAAGAAGCAAGTGGAGAAAACATCTTTTCTTATAAAGAAAGGTGTTtcaaaagatgaagatgaagatgttgagaAGAATCAAATATACTGAGATAACAAAGAACCTAATGAGTAAAAATTTGGACAAAGCAAAAATCAAGTCGGCAAAAACAAAGAACAAGTCAGTCAATATTGCATAGAAGTCGACAAAAGTAAATGAGAAGTCGCCCAAGGTAAAAAACAAGACGGTCATAATGAGAATGAAGTCAACCAAGAAGTAAACAAAGAACATGATTGTTAATAAAGGAACAAACTCAGTCTGAATTGATGCACATAAAAAAACGGAGATGTAGAAGAGAAAGATGAAATAAgacaaaatttaagtttatgaaataattttgtaagAATAAACTTATATTCAAGAGAGGTAGTGTTTATTGTTGCAGGGGGAGCAAAagtcaaaaaaaatattttgttatttctgattattatataattgtgttattataataattaaacacaTTATGACTtggaaataaaagaataaatatttgtctttaaattataaagtttacgtaaaataaatatacatcagaagtatattaaaaaaatctgtATATTTAGAAAATCTGAGTgccattttcataaaaaaatattcttattcttctttcataaatttatatatatatatatatatatatatatatatatatatatatatatatatatatatatataggttaaATGTCTTGTTGATGTTAATATTAGGGTAGTTTTCGTAATTTCTTTCCACCATTTTGAATGTTGTCAATTTGGtcttatttcttataaaaataagtcaataTAATTTCTTCTACATCAAATTCATGATTACATCAAACACTCTATGAAGACTCTGTGTGATCTTAAACAGCAATATGAGGACATTATAAaacagatttattttttaatagaattatataaaaattaaatacagaTCACCTTCTATAGTTTGAATCAAATcatataaagtaaattttaaaatttctaataatCAGATCACCTCTCCTGCTAATAACAGATGAGATATTAGTGGTGAGATTTTCAGTCAGAAATTTTACTCAAGGTTATAGAAAATCCACATCATGTGCAGGGTTCCTAAGCACTTGTCAATATTGTTCAGCTCCTTAGAACTATTGGCCCCATGCATTTCTCTTCCACAAGCTCAAGTTAGCCAAAATGCTCAATTATTACATTGAGGACAAAAAATCACCATTAATTCTGTTGATTTTGTCCTTGATCATATGGTTAGAGGCACATCTCTATCACAGCACATATAAAATATCATTCTACCATAGAAGCAATGTAAATTTGACATTGCTTAGTAGATTTGAGATATAAATTACTTaaagataagaccaaattaCTGTAATGATGAAAATTCAAACCAAGGTTGAGTACACAAGTGAAAAAGCACTACTTGCTTATCAATTATGATGAACCATATATGAAACCTCAATCAATCTCTCTAAGCTTGTAGctgtgcacaaaagaagaggtTATCAATGGCTGTTGGGTTGGCTATAGCAAGTGAAAATGTCCAAAGCAATGGTAAGATAACCCTTTATGTTGTGCTGTCTTGTATGATGGCTGGCATGGGAGGTGTCATCTTTGGCTATGACATTGGAATAGCAGGTGGGGTGACCTCAATGGATTCATTTCTGAAGAGATTCTTCCACAAAGTGTATCTTAAGAAAGAAGATGCCAAAGTCAGCAACTACTGTGTATTTGATAGCCAACTCTTGACCTCTTTTACATCCTCTCTCTATGTTGCTGGCCTTATTACCACCTTCTTTGCTTCTTATGTCACCAAAGCCTTTGGCCGCAAGACATCCATTTTGGCCGGCGGCGCCGCCTTCCTGGCCGGTACAGCTCTTGGAGGTGCAGCTTTTAATGTGTTGATGCTCATATTTGGTAGACTTTTGCTTGGAGTTGGAGTTGGTTTTGCAAACCAGGTAGCTatcttttccttcatttttctaCACTATTACAACCATTTCAAACATTTAGTACAACTTTAGATTCAATTGGAGACTAGACAATGTTTATCTTGCCAACAAAAAGGAGAACCTCTTGGTCTCCCTCTCCCCTTTTTAGAAGATTAAAACTATGTAATTTTCTTTCCTGAAATTTTTTAGGATCTAGCTTctcttttgcaaagttccttCTGACTGTTGAggacaaaatgaaaataagagaaTAACCATTTGATTATGATTTATTTCGTGGTGGTTTAGCTTTTAGGATTACTGCAATATTCAAACTACACGTCTAATAGAGGGACTTTAGGTAATTCTCATGCTTTCTAGAATAAGTTAGAGATGTCTACTTTGCTGCAAACTTGGCTCAACCATCTCACATACAAACATTTTCTTAGTTATtttaccaaataaaaataacaagaccgtaatttctttcatattttggACTGATTCTGTAGGCTGTTCCTCTGTATCTATCTGAAATGGCACTACCACGACTAAGAGGAGCAACTAGCAATGGCTTCCAATTAAGCATTTGCATTGGTGGTTTGTTTGCTACCCTAATCAACTATGGAACAGAGAAGATAGAAGGTGGGTGGGGTTGGCGTGTGTCTCTAGCCATGGCAGGCGTACCAGCCTCAATCCTAACATTTGGTGCACTTTTCCTCCCTGAAACTCCCAACAGCTTAATCCAACGCGGCCATGACCATCAAAAGGCCAAGTTACTACTTCAGCGAATTCGAGGCATAGAAGACGTGCAGGCAGAACTTGATGATCTTATAAAAGCAAGTTCTTCAAAagccaacaacaaacaatcattTAAGGTCATTTTGAAACGAAGGTATAGGCCTCAGCTGGTGATGGCAGTAGCTATACCCTTTTTCCAGCAAATGACAGGGATAAACGTCATTGGTTTCTATGCCCCTTTACTTTTTAGGACAATTGGGTTAGGAGAAAGTGCATCGCTGTTTTCAGCTGTGATCACGGTAGTTATAGGTACTGCCTCAACATTGATATCAATGTTCGTAGTTGATAGAGTAGGAAGGAGAGCCTTGTTCATGATTGGGGGCATTCAAATGATTGTATCAGAGGTTATAATTGGTGGTATAATGGCCTTTCATCTGAAAGATCATGGTGGATTAAGCAAAGggtatgcttttgtggttttgGTTATGGTATGCATATATGTTGCTGGGTTTTCGTGGTCATGGGGGCCATTGGGTTGGTTAGTGCCAAGTGAAATATTTCCTTTGGAAATTAGATCAGTAGGGCAAAGCATCACAGTGGCAGTGAGCTTTATCTTCACTTTCGCTGTTGCTCAGACTTTTCTGGCCATGCTTTGCCACTTGAAGTCTgggattttcttcttctttggaggATGGGTGATGGTGATGACTATATTTGTGCACTATCTTCTGCCAGAGACCACAAGGGTGCCACTTGAACAGATGGAGAAAGTGTGGCAAGAACATTGGTTTTGGAAGAGAATAGTGACTGAAACGAGTGATAAAGAACATAAACGTGAGATATCGATATGATACTTGAAGGAAGTTCTAAATCAAATGTTCTACAGATGTTAGCTTAAAAATTTGTCTAAATATCATTACCTTGCCTATAAAGCAAAACAATGGTTTTCAGTTTGaaaaattagattataataaCTAAAACAGTTTTCTCCACTTTCAAAGTATACTTCTTAGTTGACAGAAAAGTGCTGGCAAGTGACATGAATTGAAAGATCACGTTCAAACATGAAAGTATCAAAAGTTGATAGAATCAAGGTGGTTTTACAATCCTCACTATTTTTTCCTTGAGAGTAGCTTATGGCATAAATGattattacttgatataagCTTAAATAAGAGATCTACTCTGCTTGTATTTGCAGTGATCTATCTTAATCGGTATATAGGGTGGAAAACTAAGAATAAATTCCAATGTGATGGAGACATGTTCATCCACATTCATTTCAAGCACTTTTTGTATACTTCATGTACTATCTAAATCAAAAAAGTGACAGAAACGTGTTGTAAGTCACTTTTCTTATTACTTGGGCGGACAACATTAAAACTGTAGTATGAAACTCGTGCAAACATTGTTAAAATTGTAAGCAATCATTCAATCATTGTTAATTGAAATATCAGACGCAAGAATAATATTACAATACGAGCACATTTAAGCACTATTAATTCTCCTCAGTCaacaaaatttgaattcatTTGTTGGGAGATACTCATTTCTTGAATAGTATCAGTCTCAGGGTAGCACGGTAAAAACTTCAACGTCTTTCATTGCAGGGCTCCTTACTGAGTATTTAAATGTCCAACCATGGCAGGCACCAGCATGCTCCCCCTTTTTATTGAGGGCAACAACTGCTCCCAGAAAATCTGGAAATTTTTTCGCTATTCGTGCTATTGCATCTTTGGCAGCAAGTTTGGGATCCATTCCCAACCTCATACTTTCCACAACTTGATAGCTGAAATTGAATAGAAGTATTCATCTAGATATTCAGAATTGAAAACACATAAGAATATTTAATTGAAGTGTAACTATACTATGGTAAGAATGCTTGAAAGTTGAAATTACCAAGGTAAAGAATATGTTTTTTACAGGTCAATGCACtagaaaaataagtttaatacgCTAGTtgcaaaaaaattatcatttagcTATTAACCAAGAACATTACATCATGGACCAGTTGTGCTCACCCCCAAATAGAAGTTGCGTACCAAAATTAACAAGCAATAGATATGCAATGAAAATAAGACACCATCAAACTGTCTGTGTGTATGCCAATATGCATAACTTCTGAAGAGAATCTAACAAAAAGTAACTCAGTATGTAAAATAGAGAAACTAGAGACTTTCTGTGCTACCAAGGAAGGAAGCGCATCATGATGTCACCATCCCCAGTTGCACAACATGCACCAACTTCCTCTACAGCATATGCAGAGGATCCAGCTATGGGACCATCACCTACCCTGTAATCAAAGAAATACAtataagaaaaacttaattataaaaatcaacGAGAGAACAGACTAAGGGTGATCAATTTCTGCTGCATTAAATAAGTGTGAAGTTCATATCCAAAGAGGATATGTATTTGGAATTGACAGAAGCACTTTCCCCAAATGAAAAACACTCTCTTAGAGTGATATGAATAAAGACAAGACAGTCTAATTTCTAAAGCCATTCCTTCTCGAGTTAAGTATATAGCAGTCATGAAAATT
This genomic window contains:
- the LOC108347816 gene encoding hexose carrier protein HEX6 encodes the protein MAVGLAIASENVQSNGKITLYVVLSCMMAGMGGVIFGYDIGIAGGVTSMDSFLKRFFHKVYLKKEDAKVSNYCVFDSQLLTSFTSSLYVAGLITTFFASYVTKAFGRKTSILAGGAAFLAGTALGGAAFNVLMLIFGRLLLGVGVGFANQAVPLYLSEMALPRLRGATSNGFQLSICIGGLFATLINYGTEKIEGGWGWRVSLAMAGVPASILTFGALFLPETPNSLIQRGHDHQKAKLLLQRIRGIEDVQAELDDLIKASSSKANNKQSFKVILKRRYRPQLVMAVAIPFFQQMTGINVIGFYAPLLFRTIGLGESASLFSAVITVVIGTASTLISMFVVDRVGRRALFMIGGIQMIVSEVIIGGIMAFHLKDHGGLSKGYAFVVLVMVCIYVAGFSWSWGPLGWLVPSEIFPLEIRSVGQSITVAVSFIFTFAVAQTFLAMLCHLKSGIFFFFGGWVMVMTIFVHYLLPETTRVPLEQMEKVWQEHWFWKRIVTETSDKEHKREISI